A region of the Oncorhynchus gorbuscha isolate QuinsamMale2020 ecotype Even-year linkage group LG02, OgorEven_v1.0, whole genome shotgun sequence genome:
tctgatcatttatcactccagtgttaatctgcaaaactgtattattcgcctacctcctcatgccttttgcacacattgtatatagactgcccatttttttctactgtgttattgacttgttaattgtttattccatgtgtaactctgtgttgtctgttcacactgctatgctttatcttggccaggtcgcagttgcaaatgagaacttgttctcaactagcctacctggttaaataaaggtgttctcaactagactacctggttaaataaaggtgatctcaactagcctacctggttaaataaaggtgatctcaactagcctacctggttaaataaaggtgaaataaaaaaataaaaaataaaaaaactcatccctgaccactggccaTTCCCTCattaactcatccctgaccactggccaTTCCCTCattaactcatccctgaccactggccaTTCAACATGGCCCGAGTTGCCCCCATTCAACATGGCCCGAGTTGCCCCCCCATTCAACATGGCCTGAGTTGCCCCCCATTCAACATGGCCCGAGTTGTCCCCCCCCTTAAGAAACCAACACGTGACTCATCTGATGTCAAAAAACGACAGATCGGTATCCGTCTTTCTTTTCTATGCACAACACTTGAGCGTTCTGTCTCTGATCAACTccctcgctatctctctcagaacaatCTTCTTGACACTAACCAAACAGGCTCCAAGAAGAGTCTCTCCACTgagactgctctgctctgtgtcacggaggctctcCACAAAGCTGaccttctcatcctcctagatctatccactGCCTTCCAACAccatgaaccatcagatcctcctctccaccctctcagggctgggtgtctcaggctctatcagatcctcctctccaccctctcagggctgggtgtctcagtctctatcagatcctcctctccaccctctcagggctgggtgtctcagactctatcagatcctcctctccaccctctcaggactgggtgtctcaggctctatcagatcctcctctccaccctctcagggctgggtgtctcagctatcagatcctcctctccaccctctcaggactgggtgtctcaggctctatcagatcctcctctccaccctctcagggctgggtgtctcagctatcagatcctcctctccactctctcagggctgggagtctcaggctctgtcagatcctcctctccaccctctcaggactgggtgtctcaggctctatcagatcctcctctccaccctctcaggactgggtgtctcaggctctatcagatcctcctctccaccctctcagggctgggtgtctcagctatcagatcctcctctccaccctctcagggctgggtgtctcagctatcagatcctcctctccaccctctcagtactgggtgtctcaggctctatcagatcctcctctccaccctctcagggctgggtgtctcagactctatcagatcctcctctccaccctctcagggctgggtgtctcaggctctatcagatcctcctctccaccctctcagggctgggtgtctcagctatcagatcctcctctccaccctctcagggctgggtgtctcaggatctatcagatcctcctctccatcctctcagggctgggtgtctcagctatcagatcctcctctccatcctctcagggctgggtgtctcagctatcagatcctcctctccatcctctcagggctgggtgtctcagctatcagatcctcctctccaccctctcagggctgggtgtctcagctatcagatcctcctctccaccctctcagggctgggtgtctcagactctatcagatcctcctctccaccctctcagggctgggtgtctcagctatcagatcctcctctccaccctctcagggctgggtgtctcaggctctacaCACTATTGGATTGCATCCTACttggcaggccgctcctaccaggtgacatggagagggctgggtgtctcaggctctatcagacccccccccccagctatctgaatatactaattACTGTGatatggttgtcccacctagctatctgaatatactaactactgtgatatgtggttgtccacctagctatctgaacatactaactactgtgatatgtggttgtcccacctagctatctgaatatactaactactgtgatatgtggttgtccacctagctatctgaatatactaactactgtgttatgtggttgtcccacctagctatctgaatatactaactactgtgatatgtggttgtctcatctAGATatatgaatatactaactactatcaccccccctctatacagagcagagatcacccccctctatacagagcagagatcACCCCCCctatacagagcagagatccccctatacagagcagagatcccccctatacagagcagagatccccctctatacagagcagagattccccctctatacagagcagagatccccctctatacagagcagggatcccccctctatacagagcagagatccccctctatacagagcagagatccccctctatacagagcagagatccccctctatacagagcagagatccccctctatacagagcagagatccccctctatacagagcagagatccccctctatacagagcagatcccccctctatacagagcagagatcccccctctatacagagcagagatcccccctctatacagagcagagatcccccctctatacagagcagagatcccccctctctatacagagcagagatccccctctatacagagcagagatcccccctctatacagagcagagatcccccctctatacagagcagagatccccctctatacagagcagagatccccctctatacagagcagagacccccctctatacagagcagagatccccccctctatacagagcagagatcccccctctatacagagcagagatccccccctctatacagagcagagatccccctctatacagagcagagatcccccctctatacagagcagagatccccctctatacagagcagagaaccccctctatacagagcagagttaacccctctatacagagcagaggtcccccctctatacagagcagagaaccccccccctctatacagagcagagtaaacccctctatacagagcagagatcacccctctatacagagcagagtaAACCCCTCAGAGatccccctctatacagagcagagatcccccctctatacagagcagagatccccccacctctatacagagcagagatccccctctatacagagcagagtaaaccccctctatacagagcagagatccccctctatacagagcagagatcccccctctatacagagcagagatccccctctatacagagcagagatcccccctctatacagagcagagatccccccctctatacagagcagagatcccccctctatacagagcagagatctccccctctatacagagcagagatcccccctctatacagagcagagatcACCCCctctctatacagagcagagatccccctctatacagagcagagtaAACCCCTCAGGGatccccctctatacagagcagagatccCCCATCTATACAGAGCAGAGTAAACCCCTCAGAGatccccctctatacagagcagagtaAACCCCTCAGAGatccccctctatacagagcagagtaAACCCCTCAGAGatccccctctatacagagcagagtaAACCCCTCAGAGatccccctctatacagagcagagtaAACCCCTCAGAGatccccctctatacagagcagagtaAACCCCTCAGAGatccccctctatacagagcagagtaAACCCCTCAGGGatccccctctatacagagcagagaccccccctctatacagagcagagtaAACCCCTCAGAGATCccccccctctatacagagcagagtaAACCCCTCAGAGATCCTTCTAGACCGATGCCGTGTCACTACTCACTCCACGGTGAACTCGTGTGCTCCTACAGGGATGCAGTAAACAAACTGCATGGCGCTCCACAGCCGGTGAAACTCCACACACTCGTCCACGTGCATCACGCCGTTGCTGGGCAACGGGCCGCGCCAGATGGGGTCGTCCAGGAAACCGCGGACGCGAGTCAGGATGACCTCGAACATGGACAGGCCACAGCACAGACGCTCTTTGGTCAGCAGGTCACCTTCACGGGTAATGGCTATTTGCTACagtggaagagaggggggagaaagagtggGGAATGAAAGGGGGGAAgtaaaagagggggaggagaatgggtggggaagagggagggctGGTGTTTACTAAGGCAGTGTGATGGTTCCCAGGGCTGGTATTAACTAAGGCAGTGTGATGGTACCTATGGGGTTCACTAAGGCAGTGTGATGGTTCCCAGTACTGGGGTTCACTAAGGCAGTGTGATGGTACCTGTGGGGTTCCCAGGCGTTCTATCAGAGGAACCAGGTGCAGGGCTGTGTATTTAGTCTCCAGACGTTTCATCTTGGCATCAAGACGCTCACCCTCTACAATGAGAAGAGATAACAGAGTCACTGAtccagacggacggacggacggacggacagacagacagacaatcttACCCTTGACATGGACCCTGGGAAGAATGTTCTGGAATGGTGCAGCATGTAGCAggtcacacacctcctcctgagactgagagtgaaagagaagatTGTTTAAATTGACTTTTTTTAGCAGCCATCGTATTTTCCACTGACACAAGGTGTTGCTGCTAGCTACTGGTCAGAGATGTTCCTCTGAAACAAGGTGTTGCTGCTAGCTACTGGTCAGAGATGTTCCTCTGAAACAAGGTGTTGCTGCTAGCTACTGGTCAGAGATGTTCCTCTGAAACAAGGTGTTGCTGCTAGCTACTGGTCAGAGATGTTCCTCTGAAACAAGGTGTTGCTGCTAGCTGCTGGTCAGAGATGTTCCTCTGAAACAAGGTGTTGCTGCTAGCTACTGGTCAGAGATGTTCCTCTGAAACAAGGTGTTGCTGCTAGCTACTGGTCAGAGATGTTCCTCTGAAACAAGGTGTTGCTGCTAGCTGCTGGTCAGAGATGTTCCTCTGAAACAAGGTGTTGCTGCTAGCTACTGGTCAGAGATGTTCCTCTGAAACAAGGTGTTGCTGCTAGCTACTGGTCAGAGATGTTCCTCTGAAACAAGGTGTTGCTGCTAGCTACTGGTCAGAGATGTTCCTCTGAAACAAGGTGTTGCTGCTAGCTACTGGTCAGAGATGTTCCTCTGAAACAAGGTGTTGCTGCTAGCTACTGGTCAGAGATGTTCCTCTGAAACAAGGTGTTGCTACTGGTCAGAGATGTTCCTCTGAAACAAGGTGTTGCTGCTAGCTACTGGTCAGAGATGTTCCTCTGAAACAAGGTGTTGCTGCTAGCTACTGGTCAGAGATGTTCCTCTGAAACAAGGTGTTGCTGCTAGCTACTGGTCAGAGATGTTCCTCTGAAACAAGGTGTTGCTGCTAGCTACTGGTCAGAGATGTTCCACTGAAACAAGGTGTTGCTGCTAGCTACTGGTCAGAGATGTTCCACTGAAACAAGGTGTTGCTGCTAGCTACTGGTCAGAGATGTTCCTCTGAAACAAGGTGTTGCTGCTAGCTACTGGTCAGAGATGTTCCTCTGAAACAAGGTGTTGCTGCTAGCTACTGGTCAGAGATGTTCCTCTGAAACAAGGTGTTGCTGCTAGCTACTGGTCAGAGATGTTCCTCTGAAACAAGGTGTTGCTGCTAGCTACTGGTCAGAGATGTTCCTCTGAAACAAGGTGTTGCTGCTAGCTACTGGTCAGAGATGTTCCTCTGAAACAAGGTGTTGCTGCTAGCTATTGGTCAGAGATGTTCCTCTGAAACAAGGTGTTGCTGCTAGCTACTGGTCAGAGATGTTCCTCTGAAACAAGGTGTTGCTGCTAGCTACTGGTCAGAGATGTTCCTCTGAAACAAGGTGTTGCTGCTAGCTACTGGTCAGAGATGTTCCTCTGAAACAAGGTGTTGCTGCTAGCTACTGGTCAGAGATGTTCCACTGAAACAAGGTGTTGCTGCTAGCTACTGGTCAGAGATGTTCCTCTGAAACAAGGTGTTGCTGCTAGCTACTGGTCAGAGATGTTCCTCTGAAACAAGGTGTTGCTGCTAGCTACTGGTCAGATATGTTCCACTGAAACAAGGTGTTGCTGCTAGCTACTGGTCAGAGATGTTCCACTGAAACAAGGTGTTGCTGCTAGCTACTGGTCAGAGATGTTCCTCTGAAACAAGGTGTTGCTGCTAGCTACTGGTCAGAGATGTTCCTCTGAAACAAGGTGTTGCTGCTAGCTATTGGTCAGAGATGTTCCTCTGAAACAAGGTGTTGCTGCTAGCTACTGGTCAGAGATGTTCCTCTGAAACAAGGTGTTGCTGCTAGCTACTGGTCAGAGATGTTCCTCTGAAACAAGGTGTTGCTGCTAGCTACTGGTCAGAGATGTTCCTCTGAAACAAGGTGTTGCTGCTAGCTACTGGTCAGAGATGTTCCACTGAAACAAGGTGTTGCTGCTAGCTACTGGTCAGAGATGTTCCTCTGAAACAAGGTGTTGCTGCTAGCTACTGGTCAGAGATGTTCCTCTGAAACAAGGTGTTGCTGCTAGCTACTGGTCAGATATGTTCCACTGAAACAAGGTGTTGCTGCTAGCTACTGGTCAGAGATGTTCCACTGAAACAAGGTGTTGCTGCTAGCTACTGGTCAGAGATGTTCCACTGAAACAAGGTGTTGCTGACAAGCTGCTGGTCAGAgattgtgtcatgttgtgttcattgtatgaatataataataataataatatatataataataataatataataataataatataatatataaataataataactggCACCCAGTGAGGCAGCAACAGTGATTTGAGCTTTTCAGTTTCCGGACTTTTACTTTCAAATGTGAGTTCACTTGCCAACAGCTCCCCTGGGGAACTCAACCACGCTGTCCCCCTACGCTCCCCTGGGGAACTCAACCGCTGTCCCCTACGCTCCCCTGGGGAACTCAACCACGCTGTCCCCCTACGCTCCCCTGGGGAACTCAGACCACGCTGTCCCCCTACGCTCCCTGGGGAACTCAGACCACGCTGTCCCCCTACGCTCCCCTGGGGAACTCGGTCCATGCTGTCCCCCTACGCTCCCTGGGAACTCGGTCCACGCTGTCCCCCTACGCTCCCTGGGGAACTCAACCACGCTGTCCCCTACGCTCCCCTGGGGAACTCGGTCCACGCTGTCCCCCTACGCTCCCTGGGGAACTCAGACCACGCTGTCCCCCTACGCTCCCTGGGGAACTCGGTCCATGCTGTCCCCTACGCTCCCCTGGGGAACTCGGTCCACGCTGTCCCCCTACGCTCCCTGGGGAACTCAGCCACGCTGTCCCCTACGCTCCCTGGGAACTCGGTCCACGCTGTCCCCCTACGCTCCCCTGGGGAACTCAGACCACGCTGTCCCCTACGCTCCCTGGGGAACTCAACCACGCTGTCCCCCTACGCTCCCTGGGGAACTCGGTCCACGCTGTCCCCCTACGCTCCCCTGGGGAACTCAGACCACGCTGTCCCCTTACGCTCCCCAGGGGAACTCAACCACGCTGTCCCCCTACGCTCCCCTGGGGAACTCGGTCCACGCTGTCCCCCTACGCTCCCCTGGGGAACTCAGACCATGCTGTCCCCCTACGCTCCCCTGGGGAACTCAGACCACACTGTCCCCCTACGCTCCCCTGGGGAACTCAGACCACGCTGTCCCCCTACACTCCCCTGGGGAACTCAAGAGAGATTCCCATTCTTAAATGTATCTTTTGAGTCTTTTACACCAGCTGAAAATATACTTCACAGCAGTTAAGATTGTACAATGATTTTACACTACACTTGCTTGTTTAGTcaagtaaactgaaattaggtgaactattagaattttagcaaccaagaAATGACGGATCGATTTCTGCACTGTGCACATTTCAATCTTTTATCTTGTACATTTACCTGGGTCAGTCTATCACGGAAAGagcaagtgttcctaatgttttgtatagtcaGCATACATTGCTAAAATTTTCCTCTAGTTGTATATAATGTATGGAAACTGTTTCAACTCCGCTGTCTGTAAACGTTGTCTATcgccatatcaccaggtaacattctgagtatgttgtctaacagcaccatatcaccaggtaacattctgagtatgttgtctatcactaccatatcaccaggtaacattctgagtatgttgtctatcactaccATATcgccaggtaacattctgagtatgttgtctataactagcagcaccatatcaccaggtatgtttaaatgtacttggtgaAAAAGGGTGATTCAGTTGTTGGGGTCGTGATTGTGTAGACGTGT
Encoded here:
- the LOC123995884 gene encoding cytoplasmic FMR1-interacting protein 1 homolog; its protein translation is MKRLETKYTALHLVPLIERLGTPQQIAITREGDLLTKERLCCGLSMFEVILTRVRGFLDDPIWRGPLPSNGVMHVDECVEFHRLWSAMQFVYCIPVGAHEFTVEQCFGDGLHWAGCMIISLLGQQRRFDILDFSYHLLKVQKHDGKDEIIKSVPLKRWWTESTSSRF